Proteins from a single region of Paenibacillus sp. BIHB 4019:
- a CDS encoding ABC transporter permease subunit, with the protein MFDKLKIFSRDILRNRAMLLMVLPGALWFLLFSYLPMAGTIISFKQYRYSKDGFFASIMNSKWVGLDNFKFLFSTSDAYIITRNTVLYNAAFIILGLILAVALAIILVELKNRRLSKFFQTAMFMPYFLSWVIVGYFVFSFLSFDKGLMNKTLEWMGMERINWYSEPSKWPFILVLVNLWKGVGYSSVVYLAAIMGIDRSLYEAAMIDGAGKWKQITNITIPLLAPVISIMTLLAVGKIFYADFGLFYQVPRDSGLLYSMTNVIDTYVFRGLKVNGEIGMSTAAGLYQSFVGFLLVLLSNYIVRRKNKDNALF; encoded by the coding sequence ATGTTCGACAAGCTGAAAATATTTTCACGGGACATTCTGCGCAATCGAGCGATGCTCTTGATGGTGCTGCCAGGTGCCCTCTGGTTTTTGCTTTTTTCCTACCTGCCGATGGCGGGAACGATTATTTCCTTTAAACAGTACAGATACAGCAAGGATGGCTTTTTTGCCAGCATCATGAATAGCAAGTGGGTGGGTCTAGACAACTTTAAGTTTTTGTTCAGCACCTCGGACGCCTACATCATTACGCGCAATACGGTGCTTTATAATGCAGCCTTTATAATTTTAGGGCTTATCTTGGCCGTTGCGCTGGCGATTATTTTAGTCGAACTTAAGAATAGGCGGCTGAGCAAGTTTTTTCAAACCGCAATGTTTATGCCTTATTTTCTATCATGGGTCATTGTCGGCTATTTTGTATTCAGCTTCCTCAGCTTTGATAAAGGGCTGATGAATAAAACGCTCGAATGGATGGGAATGGAACGAATTAATTGGTATTCGGAGCCATCCAAATGGCCGTTTATTCTCGTATTGGTCAACCTGTGGAAAGGCGTTGGCTACAGCAGCGTCGTGTATTTGGCGGCTATTATGGGAATTGACCGCTCGCTTTATGAGGCTGCGATGATTGACGGTGCAGGCAAATGGAAGCAAATTACGAATATTACGATTCCGCTGCTCGCTCCGGTCATATCGATTATGACGCTGCTCGCTGTCGGAAAAATCTTTTACGCGGATTTTGGACTCTTTTATCAGGTGCCACGGGATTCAGGCCTGCTCTATTCGATGACCAACGTCATTGATACGTATGTGTTCCGAGGCTTGAAGGTGAACGGCGAAATCGGCATGAGCACGGCTGCCGGGCTTTATCAGTCCTTCGTCGGGTTTCTGCTTGTTCTGCTATCTAACTACATCGTCAGAAGAAAAAACAAGGATAATGCCTTGTTTTAA
- the tyrS gene encoding tyrosine--tRNA ligase: MNIMDELEWRDAINQQTDAEGLRELTNTKAVSLYCGVDPTGDSMHIGHLIPFMMLKRFQLAGHRPVILIGGATGTIGDPSGRQTERSLQTLEQVQANVDALSAQLKKLFMTDGDNQVRMVNNYDWTHKINVIEFLRDFGKNFSINTMLAKDVVSSRLDSGISFTEFSYQILQSLDYLHLFQNEDVQLQIGGSDQWGNITSGLDLIRKKEGAEAKAFGLTIPLMLKADGTKFGKTAGGAIWLDPNKTTPFEFYQFWANTDDRDVVKYLKFFTFLSKAEIEALEEKVQTEPHKREAQKALAEEMTKFVHGEDMLEQAKRITAALFSGDIRSLTADEIEQGFKEMPTFTADGEPKNIVDWLVDLGIEPSKRQAREDITKGAISMNGEKVTELEFTVTAEHAIGGRFIIIRKGKKSYSLVKLS; the protein is encoded by the coding sequence TTGAATATTATGGATGAACTCGAATGGCGCGATGCTATTAACCAGCAGACGGATGCGGAAGGACTTCGCGAGCTGACGAATACGAAGGCCGTATCGCTGTACTGCGGCGTTGATCCTACAGGCGACAGCATGCATATCGGCCACTTGATTCCGTTTATGATGCTCAAGCGTTTCCAACTGGCAGGCCATCGCCCGGTCATTCTGATTGGCGGAGCGACCGGAACGATCGGCGATCCGAGCGGACGCCAGACCGAGCGCTCGCTGCAAACGCTGGAGCAGGTGCAGGCGAATGTGGATGCACTCAGTGCCCAGCTGAAAAAGCTTTTTATGACCGACGGCGACAACCAGGTGCGCATGGTCAACAACTACGACTGGACGCACAAAATCAATGTCATTGAATTTTTGCGCGACTTCGGTAAAAACTTCAGCATCAATACGATGCTGGCGAAGGACGTCGTCTCGAGCAGACTCGATAGCGGCATCTCGTTTACCGAGTTTTCGTACCAAATTTTGCAGTCGCTCGACTACTTGCACCTATTCCAGAACGAGGATGTTCAGCTGCAAATCGGCGGTTCCGATCAATGGGGCAACATTACGAGCGGCCTTGACCTGATTCGGAAAAAAGAAGGCGCAGAAGCGAAAGCGTTCGGCCTGACAATTCCGCTCATGCTGAAAGCCGACGGCACGAAATTCGGCAAAACGGCGGGCGGCGCGATCTGGCTTGACCCGAATAAAACGACGCCATTCGAATTTTACCAGTTCTGGGCGAATACCGATGACCGCGATGTCGTGAAATACTTGAAGTTCTTTACGTTCCTGAGCAAGGCGGAAATTGAAGCGCTTGAGGAGAAGGTGCAAACCGAGCCTCATAAACGCGAGGCGCAGAAGGCGCTGGCAGAGGAAATGACGAAATTCGTGCACGGCGAGGACATGCTGGAGCAGGCGAAGCGCATAACAGCGGCGCTGTTCAGCGGCGACATTCGCTCGCTCACAGCGGATGAAATTGAGCAGGGCTTTAAAGAAATGCCGACCTTCACAGCAGACGGTGAGCCGAAAAACATCGTCGACTGGCTCGTCGATCTCGGCATTGAGCCTTCGAAGCGCCAAGCGCGCGAGGATATTACGAAGGGCGCTATCTCCATGAACGGCGAGAAGGTGACAGAGCTGGAGTTTACCGTTACAGCCGAGCATGCGATTGGCGGACGGTTCATCATTATCCGCAAAGGCAAAAAAAGCTACAGCTTAGTAAAGCTGAGCTAG
- a CDS encoding ABC transporter substrate-binding protein encodes MMKQNKSWMLLLGVLLSFSLLLGACSTNGGAKETGETAESSGSGGNAGKDETVELSWYTIGTPQKDVNRVMEEVSKYTAEKIGVTIKMTQIDWGDYTQKMQIATSSGTPMDIMFTSSWAFDYVQNARKGAFYEIDDLLKEQGKGIVETLDPAFLEGSKVDGHNYGIPAKKELPALEVWRFNKTLLDKYNLSMDGIYTLESIEPLLKTIKDSEPDITPFAITKDYMPVLPYDYLISNLPMVVSLDKGDYKVVNVLETPELKAALDTMHSYYKKGYVSPEAATTNGLDDTQKSGKWFLDRAATTPFADNLWSASYGYPVVSTPASESMIFNWSVMGSMQAISANSEHPEKAMEFLNLLNTDPVLRNMIDSGIENVHYKKTADNAMENLDESKNYDMPTFSLGNVTLTYLNTGDPENKWDEYKVFNEAGKVAPTLGFNFDSTSVTTELASIQNVKGEFWSALMTGTVDPNEYLPKAIEKFKAAGLDKVIAEAQTQLDAWKAANPK; translated from the coding sequence TTGATGAAACAAAACAAAAGCTGGATGCTGCTGCTCGGGGTGCTGCTTTCATTCTCGCTGCTGCTAGGGGCATGCAGCACAAATGGCGGTGCGAAAGAAACAGGTGAAACCGCGGAGAGCAGCGGCAGCGGCGGCAATGCGGGCAAAGATGAAACGGTGGAGCTGAGCTGGTACACAATCGGTACCCCGCAAAAGGATGTAAACCGCGTCATGGAGGAAGTCAGCAAATATACGGCAGAGAAAATTGGCGTAACGATCAAAATGACCCAAATTGATTGGGGCGACTACACGCAAAAAATGCAAATTGCTACCTCATCAGGAACGCCTATGGACATCATGTTTACTTCTTCATGGGCCTTCGATTACGTACAAAATGCCCGTAAAGGAGCCTTTTATGAAATTGACGATTTGCTGAAGGAGCAGGGCAAAGGAATTGTGGAGACGCTTGATCCGGCCTTCCTGGAAGGCTCTAAAGTAGATGGCCACAACTACGGCATTCCGGCGAAAAAAGAGCTGCCGGCGCTTGAAGTGTGGCGCTTTAACAAAACCTTGCTCGATAAATATAATTTGAGCATGGACGGCATCTATACGCTGGAAAGCATAGAGCCGCTGCTGAAGACGATTAAAGACAGCGAGCCGGACATTACTCCATTCGCGATAACGAAGGATTATATGCCTGTGCTGCCTTACGATTATTTGATCTCCAACTTGCCAATGGTCGTAAGCTTGGATAAAGGCGACTACAAAGTCGTAAACGTGCTGGAGACGCCAGAGCTTAAAGCAGCGCTGGATACGATGCACAGCTATTACAAGAAGGGCTACGTTTCGCCAGAGGCGGCAACGACCAATGGGCTGGATGATACGCAAAAATCAGGCAAATGGTTCCTTGACCGCGCAGCGACGACGCCATTCGCCGATAATCTGTGGAGCGCAAGCTATGGCTACCCTGTCGTGTCAACGCCAGCGAGCGAATCGATGATTTTCAACTGGTCCGTCATGGGCTCGATGCAGGCGATTTCGGCTAATTCGGAGCATCCAGAGAAAGCGATGGAATTTCTAAACCTGCTGAACACCGATCCGGTATTGCGCAATATGATCGATTCCGGCATTGAAAACGTGCATTATAAGAAAACAGCTGACAATGCGATGGAGAACCTGGATGAGTCGAAAAACTATGATATGCCGACCTTCTCGCTTGGCAATGTAACGTTGACGTATCTCAATACGGGCGATCCTGAGAACAAATGGGATGAATACAAAGTATTTAATGAAGCGGGCAAAGTAGCTCCAACGCTGGGCTTCAACTTTGACTCAACGAGCGTCACGACTGAGCTGGCATCGATCCAAAACGTTAAAGGCGAGTTTTGGTCGGCGCTAATGACGGGTACGGTTGATCCGAATGAATATTTGCCAAAGGCGATTGAGAAGTTTAAAGCAGCAGGTCTGGATAAAGTCATTGCGGAAGCGCAGACCCAGCTTGATGCATGGAAAGCGGCTAATCCTAAATAA
- a CDS encoding radical SAM protein, with amino-acid sequence MKSVLLYKQPKTLLNKGTGFLSGYSHSLNPYTGCAFACSYCYVRGMPVSIFRGQEWGSWVDVKLNAAELLKKELRKTKAKGPVTIFMSSSTDPYQPAEYKEQVTRSLLEAMAEEPPDFLLVQTRSPLVTRDIDLLHRLGSRVRVSMTVETDLEAIRKHFSPMAPPIQARLKALQLLKEAGVPTQAAVAPLLPSSEAFAGKLAPLVDRVCIDDYFMGDGSGGKRTMRLGLETLYAQLGAEEWNEPSAYEAVYRQFREVFGEEQLFISQAGFEP; translated from the coding sequence ATGAAAAGTGTGCTTTTATATAAGCAGCCGAAGACGCTGCTTAATAAAGGAACCGGCTTTCTGTCAGGCTACAGCCATTCGCTCAATCCTTATACAGGCTGCGCATTTGCTTGCTCTTATTGCTATGTGCGCGGCATGCCGGTGTCCATTTTCCGTGGGCAGGAATGGGGAAGCTGGGTTGATGTCAAGCTGAATGCTGCCGAGCTGCTTAAGAAAGAGCTGCGAAAAACGAAGGCGAAGGGGCCCGTGACGATTTTTATGTCTTCCAGTACAGACCCGTATCAGCCAGCCGAATATAAGGAGCAGGTGACGCGCTCCTTGCTGGAGGCGATGGCGGAGGAACCGCCGGACTTTTTACTAGTTCAGACGAGAAGCCCGCTGGTCACTCGCGATATCGACTTGCTTCACCGCCTGGGAAGTCGGGTACGCGTCAGTATGACGGTGGAGACAGATTTGGAGGCGATTCGGAAGCATTTTTCACCGATGGCTCCGCCTATTCAAGCGCGATTGAAAGCTTTGCAATTGTTGAAGGAAGCAGGAGTACCGACTCAGGCGGCGGTTGCGCCGCTGCTGCCAAGCAGCGAGGCATTTGCAGGCAAGCTAGCTCCGCTCGTGGATCGGGTGTGCATAGACGATTATTTTATGGGTGATGGAAGCGGTGGTAAACGAACTATGCGACTTGGACTGGAGACACTGTATGCGCAGCTGGGAGCTGAGGAATGGAATGAGCCTTCGGCTTACGAGGCTGTTTATCGGCAGTTCCGTGAGGTTTTTGGGGAAGAGCAGCTTTTTATAAGTCAGGCGGGGTTTGAGCCTTGA
- the cas5c gene encoding type I-C CRISPR-associated protein Cas5c — protein sequence MGYGIRLRVWGDYACFTRPEMKAERVSYDVITPSAARGILESIHWKPAIRWVIDRIHVLKPIQFETIRRNEVEGIISARNVQQAMDGKPITLAQIVTEERQQRATLMLKQVAYVIEAHFEMTDAAGAEDSPEKHYNIFLRRARKGQCFQQPYLGCREFPASFELVEVEEAIHSYAYTDVAEKDLGWMLWDIDFNNEMTPHFFRANMRCGVIEVPRSKGGGEPLL from the coding sequence ATGGGATATGGTATTCGCTTAAGAGTATGGGGAGATTACGCTTGTTTTACAAGACCAGAGATGAAGGCAGAGCGCGTAAGCTATGATGTCATTACTCCTTCGGCAGCACGAGGGATACTGGAAAGTATACATTGGAAGCCTGCCATTCGTTGGGTCATTGATCGTATTCATGTATTAAAGCCCATTCAGTTTGAAACGATTCGCAGAAATGAAGTGGAAGGTATCATCTCCGCTCGTAATGTTCAACAGGCTATGGATGGCAAACCGATAACGCTTGCGCAAATCGTAACGGAGGAACGGCAGCAGCGTGCGACACTTATGCTAAAGCAAGTAGCTTATGTAATAGAGGCTCATTTTGAAATGACGGATGCGGCGGGAGCTGAGGATTCTCCAGAGAAGCATTATAATATTTTTCTTCGCAGAGCCCGTAAAGGGCAGTGCTTTCAACAACCATATTTAGGATGCCGTGAATTTCCAGCGAGTTTCGAATTAGTAGAAGTAGAGGAAGCCATCCATTCCTACGCATATACAGATGTAGCAGAGAAGGACTTAGGTTGGATGTTATGGGACATTGATTTTAACAATGAAATGACCCCGCATTTTTTTCGAGCGAACATGCGTTGCGGAGTGATAGAAGTTCCTAGATCAAAAGGAGGAGGTGAGCCGCTTCTATGA
- a CDS encoding CRISPR-associated helicase/endonuclease Cas3, which produces MYYAHRTKSEDKATWQLLIVHLQEVAELAGHFAAAFGARDWGKAAGILHDLGKYSKKFQLRLAGSQIAVDHATAGAQHMMEREKGDYALLLAYIIAGHHAGLPDCGTDAGEESTLFNRLKKEVEPYQEAAFNELPQQLGLNKLSLSLKPGISPEFQLAFFTRMIFSCLIDADSLNSEAFSNQKQSAKRGKIADFPKLFKKFETYIQDEFGVPKSSININRLELLTHCITRAQSPRGMKTLTLPTGSGKTLISLGYALRHAIHHSTNDDQGIRRIIYVIPYTSIIEQNARIFRKIVGSKNVLEHHSNVQHEKKQESEDGSVDLKEKLQLAEENWDYPIIVTTNVQFFESLFANKRARCRKLHNLANSIIILDEAQLMNGGLFKPSLYALQELTQNYGATVLLCTATQPEIEKLFPEPIQIEELTDDVPLRFEQFKRVRIKQVGTLSLNQIDEQLASHKQVLCVVNTRKIAREIYAQCLKRSSEDAMKEGFFHLSARMCPIHRTETLALIQERLDDKKNLPCTVISTQLIEAGVDIDFPAVYREMAGLDSIAQAAGRCNRNGKALLGYTYVFETEYGLPPGWFSATAEVTQSVLEKYKDDPLSLEAVRKYFNELYFYQSSGKVDKTDSKGILELIERRGALLEFPFREIAQRFQLIETAAKAVIVPYERCEERDEKKDNALDDGVYIDEHGHKQGGRNNSKAWKLIDQLQFAFPMTSILRQLQPYVVQLYPNEFNAFQKAGEIEQVREGVWVLKNPAKWYDDKLGVIPYSQQFHEDEIYIF; this is translated from the coding sequence ATGTACTATGCGCATCGAACAAAATCAGAGGATAAAGCAACGTGGCAGCTGCTTATTGTACATCTTCAAGAAGTAGCTGAGCTAGCTGGACATTTTGCGGCTGCTTTTGGTGCAAGAGATTGGGGAAAAGCAGCTGGAATCCTACATGATTTAGGCAAGTATTCGAAGAAATTTCAGCTCAGGCTAGCGGGTTCTCAAATAGCCGTGGATCACGCAACGGCAGGGGCACAGCATATGATGGAACGTGAAAAGGGCGATTACGCCTTGCTGTTGGCTTATATCATAGCAGGACACCATGCGGGTCTTCCGGATTGCGGTACAGATGCGGGTGAAGAGTCGACGTTGTTTAATAGACTAAAAAAAGAGGTCGAGCCTTATCAAGAAGCGGCCTTTAATGAGCTGCCACAGCAGCTCGGCCTAAATAAACTTTCGCTCTCTCTGAAGCCAGGAATATCGCCGGAGTTTCAACTCGCTTTTTTCACAAGAATGATTTTCTCTTGTTTAATTGACGCGGACTCGCTTAATTCTGAGGCTTTCTCGAATCAGAAGCAGAGTGCCAAACGAGGAAAAATAGCAGATTTTCCAAAGCTATTTAAAAAATTTGAAACTTACATACAAGATGAGTTTGGTGTTCCGAAGTCATCAATTAATATTAATCGCTTAGAATTGCTAACTCACTGCATAACTAGGGCGCAAAGCCCAAGAGGAATGAAGACACTTACTCTACCTACTGGGAGCGGCAAGACGCTTATTTCCCTCGGATACGCACTTCGTCATGCCATTCACCATTCAACTAATGACGATCAAGGTATCAGAAGAATCATTTATGTGATTCCATATACAAGCATTATCGAACAAAATGCGCGAATATTCCGAAAAATTGTGGGTAGTAAAAATGTGCTGGAGCATCATTCTAACGTGCAGCATGAGAAGAAACAAGAAAGCGAGGATGGAAGCGTTGATTTGAAAGAGAAGCTTCAACTCGCGGAGGAGAATTGGGATTATCCTATTATTGTAACTACTAATGTGCAGTTTTTTGAATCTTTGTTTGCAAATAAACGTGCTCGTTGTCGCAAGCTGCATAATTTAGCAAACAGCATCATTATTTTAGATGAAGCGCAACTCATGAATGGTGGTTTGTTCAAACCTTCACTTTATGCTTTGCAGGAGTTAACGCAGAACTATGGGGCAACGGTATTGTTGTGTACAGCAACGCAACCGGAAATAGAGAAACTGTTTCCTGAGCCTATTCAAATAGAAGAGTTAACAGATGATGTGCCCTTGAGATTCGAGCAGTTCAAACGCGTGCGCATAAAGCAAGTCGGAACGTTAAGTTTGAATCAAATCGATGAACAACTTGCTTCTCATAAACAGGTGCTGTGTGTTGTGAATACACGTAAAATAGCACGGGAAATCTATGCTCAGTGTCTCAAGCGTAGTAGTGAAGATGCGATGAAGGAGGGATTTTTTCATCTAAGTGCTCGAATGTGTCCGATCCATCGGACAGAAACATTAGCCCTTATTCAAGAGAGGTTAGATGATAAGAAAAATCTACCTTGTACCGTTATTAGTACGCAGCTTATTGAGGCTGGTGTAGATATTGATTTTCCTGCGGTATATAGGGAAATGGCAGGCTTGGATTCTATTGCTCAAGCAGCAGGACGCTGTAATCGTAACGGAAAAGCTCTGCTAGGGTATACCTATGTGTTTGAAACAGAATATGGATTACCGCCAGGGTGGTTTAGCGCAACAGCAGAAGTTACGCAATCTGTGCTGGAGAAATACAAAGATGACCCCTTGTCTTTGGAGGCAGTGCGGAAATATTTTAACGAGCTGTATTTCTATCAAAGCAGTGGCAAAGTGGATAAAACAGATTCGAAGGGAATATTAGAATTAATAGAGCGGAGAGGTGCGTTGCTGGAGTTTCCGTTTCGAGAAATCGCTCAGCGATTTCAGCTTATTGAGACGGCTGCCAAGGCTGTAATTGTGCCTTATGAAAGATGCGAAGAGAGAGATGAGAAGAAGGATAATGCTTTAGACGATGGGGTTTATATAGATGAACATGGGCATAAACAAGGAGGGCGCAATAACAGTAAGGCCTGGAAGCTTATTGATCAACTGCAATTTGCTTTTCCAATGACTAGCATATTGAGGCAACTCCAGCCGTATGTTGTGCAGCTTTATCCTAATGAGTTCAATGCGTTTCAAAAGGCAGGGGAAATCGAGCAAGTGCGAGAAGGGGTCTGGGTACTTAAAAATCCTGCTAAATGGTATGACGATAAGCTCGGTGTAATTCCATATTCTCAGCAATTTCATGAGGATGAAATTTATATTTTTTAA
- a CDS encoding DNA alkylation repair protein encodes MVKTIREELLMRAEADYQKFAASLIPNISNVMGVRLPELRKLAAEIAKGGWRAYLAEADDEFFEEVMLQGMVIGLVKTDMEELQRYIADFVPKIDNWSVCDSFCAGLKVTKKHEQEIWDFIQPYFASEQEYDLRFAAVMLLNFYVTEEYMERVLQRLDQIDHPAYYVKMAVAWALSICYIKQPEPTMAYLKNNALDTFTYNKALQKITESYRIDPDAKAIIRSMKRKAVKS; translated from the coding sequence ATGGTCAAAACGATAAGGGAAGAGCTGCTTATGCGTGCGGAGGCGGATTATCAGAAGTTCGCTGCGTCGCTGATTCCGAATATTAGCAATGTAATGGGTGTTCGGCTGCCGGAGCTGCGCAAGCTTGCAGCGGAAATTGCGAAGGGCGGCTGGCGCGCCTACTTGGCGGAGGCGGACGATGAATTTTTCGAGGAGGTCATGCTGCAAGGCATGGTCATTGGCCTCGTGAAGACGGATATGGAGGAGCTTCAGCGCTATATCGCTGATTTTGTGCCGAAAATTGATAACTGGTCCGTCTGCGACAGCTTCTGTGCGGGGCTGAAGGTGACCAAAAAACATGAACAGGAAATATGGGATTTTATCCAGCCGTATTTTGCTTCGGAGCAGGAGTACGATTTGCGTTTTGCCGCGGTTATGCTGCTTAATTTTTATGTAACGGAGGAATATATGGAGCGGGTGCTTCAGCGGCTCGATCAGATTGACCATCCTGCGTATTATGTGAAAATGGCCGTCGCATGGGCGCTATCCATTTGCTATATCAAGCAACCGGAGCCGACGATGGCCTATTTGAAAAATAATGCGCTCGACACTTTCACTTATAACAAAGCGCTGCAAAAAATAACCGAATCGTACCGCATCGATCCGGATGCGAAAGCGATTATCCGCAGCATGAAGCGGAAAGCCGTGAAAAGCTAA
- a CDS encoding response regulator transcription factor, with protein sequence MYRVFLVDDEPFILEGLYDAVDWAAHGLELTGKAENGRKALELLQQVPADLLITDISMPIMNGLELIRAARAIRPELKVIILSGFNDFEYLKEGMQLGIENYLLKPLNFAELTSTLAHTVKKLDETRRSSALEAEKVDILKDTILYRWLTAAIDAVQLQERAAMLDISFSGRYISTMLLRGGSEREDGFMQELRQTANASEDRLFLQNVEGDAVLVFMAEEEADCTAKAMQFALQLRQREEARPYRISIGSPQARGAQEALSYEHALRAQEYFLLLHKEEIALYEDYAARRGELLPDAELNWASYRKKVSAADTEALVAELTGDFQAIQASSAATPSRLRMLVMQMLLWLHQEMGGANTVNVIIAEHMNASFNKAAKASEWEELLAIMTSTIRGMSTMLIKEKTNPTVKLVLNDVEKFFATDLSLKQLAHKYHIHPVYLGKLFQKETGESFTEYVNKHRIEQSKLLLRTTALKVHEISRNVGYWDSGYFHKQFKKYVGVTPADYKSMLFEASSEPDDLNTWLC encoded by the coding sequence ATGTACCGCGTATTTCTGGTAGATGATGAGCCGTTTATATTAGAGGGCCTATATGATGCAGTAGACTGGGCGGCCCACGGTCTGGAGCTGACGGGAAAAGCGGAAAATGGCCGCAAGGCACTCGAATTGCTGCAGCAGGTTCCTGCTGATTTGCTCATTACCGATATTTCCATGCCTATTATGAATGGGCTGGAGCTGATTCGGGCTGCGCGAGCGATCAGGCCGGAGCTGAAGGTCATTATTTTGAGCGGGTTCAATGATTTTGAATATTTAAAAGAAGGCATGCAGCTGGGCATTGAAAACTATTTGCTGAAGCCGCTTAATTTCGCTGAGCTGACCTCGACGCTTGCCCATACGGTCAAGAAGCTGGATGAAACGAGAAGGAGCAGCGCGCTCGAAGCTGAGAAAGTAGATATTTTGAAAGACACGATTCTTTATCGCTGGCTGACCGCTGCGATCGATGCTGTTCAATTGCAGGAGCGGGCAGCGATGCTGGATATTTCTTTCAGCGGCCGTTATATTTCCACGATGCTGCTTAGAGGAGGCAGCGAGCGGGAGGATGGATTCATGCAAGAGCTGCGGCAAACAGCAAATGCCAGCGAAGACAGGCTGTTTCTGCAAAATGTGGAGGGCGATGCCGTGCTTGTGTTTATGGCGGAGGAGGAAGCGGATTGCACGGCCAAAGCTATGCAATTTGCCTTGCAGCTAAGGCAGAGGGAGGAGGCGCGTCCTTATCGGATTTCGATCGGCTCCCCGCAGGCTAGAGGAGCGCAGGAGGCGCTCAGCTATGAGCATGCGCTGCGGGCTCAGGAGTATTTTTTGCTGCTGCATAAGGAAGAAATTGCTTTGTATGAAGATTATGCGGCAAGAAGGGGTGAGCTGCTCCCTGATGCAGAATTAAACTGGGCCAGCTACAGGAAGAAGGTTTCCGCTGCGGATACGGAGGCGCTTGTCGCTGAGCTGACAGGCGATTTCCAGGCGATTCAAGCATCTAGCGCAGCGACGCCTAGCAGGCTTCGCATGTTGGTGATGCAGATGCTGCTCTGGCTGCATCAGGAGATGGGAGGAGCCAATACGGTTAATGTCATTATTGCGGAGCATATGAATGCTTCCTTTAACAAGGCGGCGAAAGCGTCCGAATGGGAGGAGCTGCTTGCCATTATGACCAGTACGATCCGTGGCATGTCCACGATGCTTATTAAAGAGAAGACCAATCCCACGGTTAAGCTGGTGCTGAATGACGTGGAGAAATTTTTTGCCACTGATCTGTCCCTCAAGCAGCTGGCGCACAAATACCATATTCATCCGGTTTATTTAGGCAAGCTGTTCCAGAAGGAAACGGGGGAAAGCTTTACGGAATACGTCAACAAACACCGGATCGAGCAGTCCAAGCTGCTGCTCCGCACAACCGCGCTGAAGGTCCATGAAATTTCCCGAAACGTTGGCTATTGGGACAGCGGCTATTTTCATAAACAGTTTAAAAAATATGTTGGCGTAACGCCAGCGGATTATAAAAGCATGTTATTTGAAGCAAGCAGCGAACCCGATGACTTAAATACATGGCTATGTTAA
- a CDS encoding carbohydrate ABC transporter permease, protein MPVKKSKRFDQISPAANFLLSLLTGVIAIACVFPFVFVVIISFTNEKSLASNGYRIIPKEWSLEAYQYIFRTGEALLRSYGVTIFVTVVGTLLSLVIITLYAYAISQKSFKYRQLFSFFAIFTMLFNGGMVPTFIVVTQLLHMKDTIWALIMPMLVNAFYILIMRTFFSTMVPTAIIESGKIDGASELQTFIRLVLPLSLPGIATIGLFNTLGYWNDWFNALLYIDSPNLVPLQSMLMRIETSMQFIMQNSTNSAISTGILQNMPQDTSRMAMVVLATGPIVLAYPFFQRYFVQGLTIGAVKE, encoded by the coding sequence GTGCCCGTAAAAAAATCAAAGCGTTTCGATCAAATCTCACCTGCTGCCAACTTTCTCCTGAGCCTGCTGACAGGTGTCATTGCGATTGCTTGCGTTTTTCCTTTTGTGTTCGTCGTCATTATTTCATTTACGAATGAAAAATCGCTCGCCTCGAACGGCTACCGCATTATTCCGAAGGAATGGAGCCTGGAGGCGTACCAATATATATTTCGGACAGGCGAGGCGCTGCTGCGCTCGTATGGCGTTACGATTTTTGTAACGGTTGTCGGTACGCTATTAAGCCTTGTCATCATTACGCTTTATGCGTACGCGATTTCCCAGAAAAGCTTTAAATATCGCCAATTATTCAGCTTTTTTGCGATTTTTACGATGCTGTTCAACGGCGGCATGGTGCCGACCTTCATCGTCGTTACGCAACTGCTGCATATGAAGGATACGATATGGGCGCTCATTATGCCAATGCTCGTCAATGCGTTTTATATTCTCATTATGCGAACATTTTTCAGTACGATGGTGCCTACCGCCATTATTGAATCGGGAAAAATCGATGGGGCGAGCGAGCTGCAAACGTTTATTCGGCTCGTGCTGCCGCTGTCGCTTCCCGGCATTGCGACGATTGGCCTATTCAATACGCTTGGCTATTGGAATGACTGGTTTAATGCACTCTTGTATATTGATTCGCCTAATTTGGTGCCGCTGCAATCGATGCTGATGCGAATTGAGACGAGCATGCAGTTCATTATGCAAAATTCGACCAATTCGGCGATCAGCACCGGTATATTGCAAAACATGCCGCAGGATACGTCGCGGATGGCGATGGTCGTGCTGGCGACGGGACCGATCGTGCTCGCTTATCCTTTTTTCCAGCGTTATTTCGTTCAAGGGCTGACTATAGGGGCGGTAAAGGAATAG